One window of Candidatus Regiella endosymbiont of Tuberolachnus salignus genomic DNA carries:
- the rpsH gene encoding 30S ribosomal protein S8 codes for MSMQDPVADMLTRIRNGQSSKKIAVTMPSSNLKVAISNLLKEEGYIEDVKIEGNTKPVLELKLKYFEGKAVVETIQRISRPGLRIYKKKDELPKVMGGLGIAVVSTSKGVMTDRAARKAGLGGEIICYVA; via the coding sequence TATGCTGACCCGCATTCGTAATGGACAATCCTCGAAAAAAATCGCGGTCACCATGCCTTCTTCCAATTTGAAAGTGGCAATTTCCAATTTGCTAAAAGAAGAAGGTTATATTGAAGATGTTAAAATTGAAGGCAACACTAAACCCGTTTTGGAATTAAAACTTAAATATTTCGAAGGGAAGGCAGTGGTCGAAACAATTCAACGTATTAGCCGCCCAGGTTTACGTATCTATAAGAAAAAGGATGAGTTGCCAAAAGTGATGGGTGGCTTGGGTATCGCTGTTGTTTCTACCTCTAAGGGTGTTATGACTGATCGTGCAGCTCGCAAAGCTGGTCTTGGTGGCGAGATTATCTGCTACGTAGCTTAA
- the rplF gene encoding 50S ribosomal protein L6: protein MSRVAKAPVVIPAGVEVKLNDQVISIKGKNGELTYTVHPAVKVEVTEKNTLIFELHQGADNWAQAGTTRSLINAMIIGVTEGFTKKLVLVGVGYRASVKNNWVELALGFSHPIKHQLPQGITAECPSQTEIVLKGANKQVVGQVAADLRAYRRPEPYKGKGVRYADEVVRIKEAKKK from the coding sequence ATGTCTCGTGTTGCAAAAGCACCCGTCGTCATTCCTGCCGGTGTAGAGGTAAAACTCAACGATCAGGTAATTTCGATTAAGGGTAAGAATGGCGAGCTGACTTATACTGTTCATCCCGCCGTTAAAGTAGAAGTAACAGAAAAAAATACATTGATTTTTGAGTTACACCAAGGTGCTGACAATTGGGCTCAAGCGGGTACCACTCGTTCATTGATTAATGCAATGATTATCGGTGTTACTGAAGGTTTTACGAAAAAACTGGTACTGGTAGGTGTAGGTTACCGTGCATCAGTTAAAAATAATTGGGTAGAATTGGCTTTAGGTTTTTCTCATCCTATTAAACATCAGCTGCCACAAGGCATTACTGCTGAATGCCCTAGCCAAACTGAAATTGTGCTGAAAGGGGCAAATAAACAAGTTGTTGGTCAGGTTGCGGCAGATCTGCGTGCCTACCGACGTCCGGAGCCTTATAAAGGCAAAGGTGTCCGTTACGCTGATGAAGTTGTGCGTATAAAAGAAGCTAAGAAAAAGTAA